A part of Kryptolebias marmoratus isolate JLee-2015 linkage group LG8, ASM164957v2, whole genome shotgun sequence genomic DNA contains:
- the LOC108236773 gene encoding taste receptor type 1 member 1, with the protein MFGTVLLSLCWLVLQLAAGELDYTSQGEGMQLQGEYSFAGLFPLHYTEDLTNGLPALVPCDQGRPNKHAFHLMQAMRFAVEEINNDTGPQLLLPGVKLGYQMYDICSNPASILATLDLLEQQQLNSSSAQKAVGVIGPDSSSKSFTPAALLGAYLIPQISYEASNEMLSNKLLYPAFFRTIPSDKNQVAAMIQLLVRFNWMWIALLGSDNDYGLQGMTSLSEQAPHHGICIPYQGIIPTATPDTVQTMRNMVENILKTKVNTIVVFSSKTKFYDFLPFVLERNVTDKVWIGTEDWSPSTLISQIPGIQTIGTVIGVAVKDAAISGFEEFEKKVVEASVQHIRISNVSTSSGNDCLQSTDLYSLAINNFTMDKYDTTSSFNVYKAVYALAYALHEALGCHAGECNKRSVNPYELLPLLSQVRFSLDNSSVYFDMNGDPPTGYDIVSWIWRGTEWSLRVVGSFTPDPITLTVDPDLIEWHGKENSQSEVPQSFCSPPCPEGHKKLLTGQHSCCFDCQPCPSATFLNKSEPTECQPCLPEQWAPPTSEECLNRTVLLLDWDNPLSIALLFFLASCLLLTSSTAVILLLNLNTPVAKSAGGRTCLLMLAALTVAALSTLCHFGQPTPLACILKQPLFIISFSVCLACIAVRALQVVCIFKFSSKLPPAYERWMKKRGPEITIFLVSATILLISVIRVSLDTPQPSQDLQFYPDKIVLECSKTLSIGSGIELAYVSLLSVLCFCFSYMGKDLPANYNEAKCVTFSLMVYMISWISFFTLYLINRETFTMAAQVFATLFSVLAFLAGYFLPKMYIIVLRPQMNTTSHFQNCIQMYTMNRE; encoded by the exons ATGTTTGGGACTGTGTTGCTCTCCCTCTGTTGGCTGGTGCTGCAGTTAGCTGCTGGGGAACTAGATTACACCTCTCAGGGAGAGGGGATGCAGCTGCAGGGCGAATATTCCTTCGCTGGACTGTTTCCTCTTCACTACACTGAGGATCTGACTAACGGCCTGCCTGCTTTGGTTCCCTGTGATCA AGGCAGGCCCAACAAACATGCATTTCATTTGATGCAAGCCATGAGATTTGCTGTGGAAGAAATCAACAATGACACTGGTCCACAGCTTCTTTTACCAGGAGTGAAGCTGGGATACCAGATGTATGACATCTGCTCTAACCCGGCCAGCATCTTAGCCACACTGGACCTGTTGGAACAACAGCAACTAAACTCCAGCAGTGCTCAAAAGGCAGTGGGTGTGATTGGGCCGGACAGCAGCAGTAAGAGTTTTACCCCTGCTGCGTTACTGGGGGCCTATCTGATTCCACAG ATTTCCTATGAGGCATCAAATGAGATGCTGAGTAACAAGCTCCTCTATCCAGCGTTCTTCCGCACCATTCCCAGCGACAAGAACCAGGTGGCGGCCATGATCCAGCTCCTGGTTCGATTCAACTGGATGTGGATCGCCCTCTTGGGCAGTGACAATGATTACGGCCTGCAGGGCATGACGAGCCTGTCGGAGCAAGCGCCACATCATGGCATCTGCATCCCTTACCAGGGCATCATCCCCACAGCCACACCTGACACAGTTCAGACCATGAGGAACATGGTGGAGAACATACTGAAAACCAAAGTGAACACTATTGTGGTGTTTTCCAGCAAGACAAAATTTTATGACTTCCTCCCATTTGTCCTGGAGAGAAACGTAACAGATAAGGTGTGGATCGGGACAGAGGACTGGTCACCGTCGACTCTCATATCACAAATTCCTGGGATCCAAACCATTGGCACCGTGATCGGAGTGGCCGTCAAAGATGCAGCCATTTCTGGGTTTGAGGAGTTTGAGAAAAAAGTCGTTGAGGCTTCAGTGCAACACATCCGCATCTCTAATGTTTCCACCAGCAGTGGCAACGACTGTCTGCAGAGCACAGACTTATACAGTCTCGCCATCAATAACTTCACCATGGATAAATACGACACCACCTCTTCCTTCAATGTTTATAAGGCGGTGTATGCTCTGGCTTATGCTCTGCATGAAGCTCTTGGTTGTCATGCTGGCGAGTGCAACAAGAGAAGCGTGAATCCATATGAG CTTCTGCCGTTGCTCAGTCAGGTTCGATTTTCTCTCGACAACTCCTCTGTGTACTTTGACATGAATGGTGACCCACCCACAGGATATGATATTGTGTCTTGGATTTGGAGGGGGACAGAGTGGTCTCTCCGAGTGGTGGGTTCCTTCACACCGGACCCCATCACCCTTACAGTGGATCCGGATCTGATTGAGTGGCACGGCAAAGAAAACTCACAATCA GAGGTACCTCAGTCTTTCTGCTCTCCCCCCTGCCCAGAAGGCCACAAGAAGCTGCTGACGGGACAACACTCGTGCTGCTTCGACTGCCAGCCCTGTCCTTCTGCCACGTTCCTCAACAAAAGTG AACCAACAGAATGCCAGCCGTGTCTCCCAGAGCAGTGGGCCCCCCCGACCAGTGAAGAGTGTCTGAACAGGACTGTGCTGCTCCTGGACTGGGACAACCCACTCTCCATTGCCCTGCTCTTCTTTTTGGCCTCCTGCCTTCTCCTGACCTCCAGCACTGCCGTCATCCTTCTGCTCAACCTGAACACACCGGTGGCCAAGTCAGCCGGAGGCCGCACCTGCCTCCTGATGCTAGCAGCCCTGACCGTCGCTGCCTTGAGCACTTTGTGCCACTTTGGCCAGCCGACTCCTCTGGCCTGCATCCTCAAGCAGCCTCTTTTCATCATCAGCTTCTCTGTGTGCCTGGCCTGCATCGCCGTGCGCGCCCTTCAGGTGGTCTGCATTTTCAAATTTTCGTCCAAGCTGCCCCCAGCTTATGAGAGGTGGATGAAAAAACGTGGTCCTGAGATCACCATCTTTCTGGTGTCTGCCACCATCCTGCTCATTTCTGTCATCCGTGTATCCCTGGACACTCCGCAGCCTTCCCAGGATCTCCAGTTCTACCCGGACAAAATAGTCCTGGAGTGCAGCAAAACCCTCTCTATCGGCTCAGGCATTGAACTTGCTTACGTATCTCTGCTCAGTGTCCTCTGCTTCTGTTTCAGTTACATGGGTAAAGACCTGCCGGCCAACTACAACGAAGCCAAGTGTGTGACGTTCAGCCTCATGGTGTACATGATCTCCTGGATCAGCTTCTTCACCCTCTACCTGATCAACAGAGAAACGTTCACCATGGCGGCGCAGGTGTTCGCCACACTCTTCAGTGTTCTGGCCTTCCTCGCCGGATACTTCCTGCCCAAAATGTACATTATTGTCCTGAGGCCTCAAATGAACACCACCTCACATTTCCAGAACTGCATTCAAATGTACACCATGAACAGAGAGTAA
- the rprd1b gene encoding regulation of nuclear pre-mRNA domain-containing protein 1B, protein MSSFSESALEKKLLELSSSQQSVQTLSLWIIHHRKHSGLIVKVWHRELKKAKSNRKLTFLYLANDVIQNSKKKGPEFTKDFESVLVDACSHVASEADDGCKKQMERLLNIWKERSLYRADFIQQLKLAIEDSNSPRPSEEKKAVKRSYQKIHEDEDDDDDDYRNHTSPHNTDISANQLTEELVKALQDLENAASGDAAVRQKIASLPQEVQDVSLLEKITDKEAADKLSKTVDEACLLLAEYNGRLAAELEDRRQLARMLTEYISSQKEALAEREKKLDEYKQKLARVTQVRKELKSHIQSLPDLSLLPNVTGGLAPLPSAGDLFSTD, encoded by the exons ATGTCGTCCTTCTCCGAGTCTGCCCTGGAAAAGAAGCTGTTGGAGCTGAGCAGCTCGCAGCAGAGCGTCCAGACTCTGTCTCTGTGGATCATCCACCACCGCAAACACTCGGGCCTCATCGTCAAAGTGTGGCACCGAGAGCTCAAGAAAG ctaaaagcaacaggAAGTTGACGTTCCTGTATCTAGCTAATGATGTTATCCAGAACAGCAAGAAGAAAGGACCAGAGTTCACCAAAGACTTTGAGTCTGTCCTCGTGGATGCCTGTTCCCATGTAGCCAG tgaaGCAGATGATGGATGTAAAAAGCAAATGGAGAGGCTGCTAAACATCTGGAAGGAGCGAAGCCTCTACAGAGCTGACTTCATTCAGCAGCTCAAACTGGCCATAGAAGACTCGAACAGCCCCAGACCCTCAG aagaaaagaaggCTGTGAAACGAAGCTATCAGAAGATCCATGAAGATGAAGACGATGATGACGATGACTACAGAAACCACACATCTCCTCACAACACAGATATTTCTGCAAATCAGCTG ACGGAGGAGCTGGTGAAAGCCCTTCAGGACCTGGAGAACGCCGCATCAGGTGACGCTGCCGTTCGTCAGAAGATTGCCTCGCTGCCTCAGGAAGTCCAGGATGTTTCCCTGCTGGAGAAGATCACAG ACAAGGAGGCCGCAGACAAACTGTCAAAAACGGTGGATGAGGCCTGTTTGCTGCTGGCGGAGTATAACGGGCGACTGGCTGCAGAGCTGGAGGACCGCAGGCAGCTGGCTCGTATGCTGACTGAGTACATCAGCAGCCAGAAGGAGGCGCTAgcagaaagagagaagaaaCTGGAT GAGTATAAGCAGAAACTGGCGAGAGTGACTCAGGTGAGAAAAGAGCTCAAGTCCCACATCCAGAGTCTCCCGGATCTATCCCTTCTACCCAACGTTACCGGAGGTCTGGCCCCTCTTCCGTCTGCAGGGGACCTCTTCTCCACTGACTGA
- the LOC108236736 gene encoding kelch-like protein 10 — protein sequence MSEDMSVYNELRLRKQLCDAVIRVDGVEFHVHKVILCSCSPYFRALFSHWSTPDCQIYDIHGVTAELMKVIVEFAYTGFVPVTQDNAQELFTAADRFNIMGILEACGDFIEQELSPQNCIGIWLFAETYYYPGLREKAFLFTLNHFEEVVATSEEFLSLPTEHLYEIVQSDQLSVKQEETVYEAILKWIAFAPEERKEYVCVLLSNVRLALISPKYIIKNVIENEFVKSSPEYRATVLETLNLIVDHMSKNFSKSLLCHSFARPRLPSSILLAVGGWTDGSPTNIIEAYDPRTDLWIRMDYPEHIRRAYHGAVFLNKSVYCVGGFDSVERFSTVHRFDLATHTWHEVSPMHSSRCFVSVTVMDEYIYAMGGYNGHSRLETAERYEPRSNQWTLIASMHEQRSDASSATLQNRVYICGGFNGRQCLSTAECYNPNTDQWTLITSMNSMRSGVGVIAYANRIFAVGGFDGSRRLATAEAYSPSTNTWDTVLSMKIPRSNFGISVIDDCLFVVGGYNGSTTASEVEYYDEKTNGWSDASNMEISRSALSCCVVHGLSTMANNAVLPFFHFPQMLDEEEEEMEA from the exons ATGAGTGAGGACATGTCGGTGTACAATGAGCTCCGTCTGAGGAAGCAGCTGTGTGATGCGGTGATCAGAGTGGACGGCGTTGAATTTCACGTGCACAAGGTCATCCTGTGTAGCTGCAGCCCCTACTTCAG GGCTCTGTTCAGCCACTGGTCAACCCCAGACTGTCAGATCTACGACATTCACGGTGTGACTGCAGAACTGATGAAGGTCATCGTTGAGTTTGCCTACACCGGTTTTGTCCCTGTGACGCAAGACAATGCACAGGAGCTTTTTACAGCCGCAGACCGCTTTAATATAATGGGAATTTTGGAAGCCTGCGGCGATTTCATAGAGCAGGAGCTGTCCCCGCAGAACTGCATCGGCATCTGGCTGTTTGCAGAGACCTACTACTACCCTGGGCTGAGAGAAAAGGCCTTTCTCTTCACACTGAATCATTTTGAGGAGGTTGTTGCCACCTCAGAGGAGTTCCTTTCACTCCCTACAGAGCATCTTTATGAAATTGTTCAGAGCGATCAGCTCAGTGTGAAGCAGGAGGAGACGGTTTATGAAGCCATCCTCAAATGGATTGCTTTTGCACCTGAGGAACGTAAAGAATACGTCTGTGTGCTTTTATCCAAC GTTAGGCTGGCTTTGATCAGTCCAAAGTACATCATCAAAAATGTGATCGAAAACGAATTTGTGAAGTCGAGTCCAGAGTATCGAGCAACTGTCCTCGAGACCTTGAACCTGATCGTAGACCACATGTCCAAGAATTTTTCCAAGTCTTTGCTCTGCCACTCTTTTGCTCGTCCAAGGCTGCCTTCTTCCATCCTGTTGGCTGTAGGAGGCTGGACTGACGGCAGCCCCACCAATATCATCGAGGCGTACGATCCCCGCACTGACCTCTGGATCAGGATGGACTACCCTGAGCACATTCGCCGGGCCTACCATGGCGCTGTCTTCCTCAACAAATCGGTTTATTGCGTCGGTGGCTTTGATAGCGTTGAGCGGTTCAGCACCGTTCACAGGTTTGACCTGGCCACTCACACCTGGCATGAGGTGTCTCCAATGCACTCCAGCCGCTGCTTCGTCAGCGTAACCGTGATGGATGAGTACATCTATGCTATGGGAGGCTACAATGGACACTCAAGACTTGAAACTGCTGAGCGCTACGAGCCCAGAAGCAACCAGTGGACTTTAATCGCTTCCATGCATGAGCAGAGGAGTGACGCCAGCAGTGCAACCCTTCAGAACAGG GTGTACATCTGTGGAGGCTTCAATGGGAGGCAGTGTCTGTCTACGGCTGAGTGTTACAACCCAAACACAGACCAGTGGACGCTGATCACCTCCATGAACAGCATGCGCAGTGGAGTCGGGGTCATCGCCTATGCAAACCGAATCTTTGCA GTTGGTGGTTTTGATGGATCGAGGCGTTTGGCCACAGCTGAGGCCTACAGCCCCTCCACCAACACCTGGGACACAGTCCTCTCCATGAAGATCCCTCGAAGCAACTTCGGCATCTCGGTGATTGACGACTGCCTCTTCGTCGTGGGAGGATACAACGGCTCCACCACTGCCTCTGAAGTCGAGTACTATGACGAGAAAACTAACGGGTGGTCTGATGCCAGCAACATGGAAATCTCCCGCAGCGCGCTCAGCTGCTGTGTGGTGCATGGACTCAGCACCATGGCCAATAATGCCGTCCTTCCCTTTTTCCACTTCCCGCAAATGCttgatgaggaggaagaggagatggaGGCATGA